ATCGAGCACCACCCTGGTTGGGACTTTGCCGTCAATGCCCCCAAGTCGGTGTCGATCATGGCGCTCGTCGCGGGCGACGATCGGATCATCACGGCGCATGAGCGTGCCGTCACTACGGCTCTATCCTATCTCGAAGAACACGCGGCGCTGCGCCGTCGCGAGGATGATGAAATCGTCCACGAAACCACCGGGCGGCTGCTGTTCGCGCGCTTCACCGAGCATGCCAGTCGCGAGCTCGATCCCCACCTCCATACCCATGTCGTCGTGCTCAACATGACCAACCGTGAGGCCGACGCGCCGATGGCCAGCCTCGAAAGCCGGGCGATGTATGCCGAGCAGATGGTCGCGGGGCAGGTCTACCGCAACGAGCTTGCCCATGGTCTGCGCGAACAGGGTTTCGAGATCGAGTTCGACCCGCGCAAGGGCCTGTTCGAGATTACCGGTGTGCCCAAGGACTTCATCCGCGAGACCTCGCAGCGCGCCGAACAGATCAATACCCATGCAAAAGAACACGGGCTGAGCGGGCAGGCTGCGCGGCGGGCTTCCTTTTACCAGACCCGCGGCGCCAAGGTGAAGGTCGGGCTTGAGGAATTGCGCGGGCAATGGACCGAGCGGGCCAGGCCCTATGCCAGGGAACTGGAGCAGGTGCGTGCGCACGCCGAAGCGAAGGGGCAGGAAACCCCCGATCCCGAGCGTGCCTCCGAGCAAGGCCCGGAGCGCGCTGTGGCGAGCCGCGCCGCGCTGTTCGGCATCCGTCAGGCCGAATCCCGCGAAGCGGTGACGAGCCTTGGGACGCTCTACCGGCATGCGCTCGCCTCCCATGTCGGCGAGGTACGCCTGTCCGATATCCGCCCGCTCATCACCGAGCATGAGACGCGCCGCAAGCTGCTGGCGACCCGGACGCAGACCGGCGATCAGACCCTGACACGGGGGCGCACGACGCGGCGGAGCGCCCGGCTCGAACAGGCGCTGGTCCGCCAGCTCGCGTTGGCGCTGGACGATGCGCGGCCGATCGCCTCGTCCGACCGGTTGCTCACCGTGCTGGAACATGCCGGACTTACCCCCGCGCAGGAGCGCGCGCTCGTATCGCTCGCCACCTCCCGGGACCGGGTGACGGGGCTCCACGGTGTCGCGGGCGCAGGCAAGTCGATGCTGGTGCAGATGCTGAAGGATTCCGCCGAACCGGGCACGCATTTCATCGCACTGGCCCCCACATCGTCCGCTGCCGCCAATCTCGGCAAAAGCGCGGGCGTGGAATCGCGCACCGTCGCCAGCCTGCTGGCGGGCGGTGGACATGGACTGACCGACCGGCATGTCCTGGTGCTCGACGAGGCTGGGCAACTGGGGAACCGACAGGCGCTCCGCATGCTCGAGATCAGCCGCGAGACGGGCGCGCGGCTGATCCTGCTCGGTGACAACAAGCAGACCGGCGCGATCGAGCAGGGCAAGCCCTTCTGGCTGCTGCAGCGGCTCGGGCTGCCGACCGCCCAGCTCACCGAATCGATGCGCCAGGAAACCCGGGCGATGAAAGCGGCGGTCACCGCGGCGCGCTCCGGCGACTATGCGGCCTCGCTCGCCAAGCTCGACAAGGTGGTGAGCGGCGGGGATGCGGAAGCGCTGGCCAAGGGGCTGGTGGCGGAATGGACGCGGCTCGGCGCCGAGAGCCGGGCCAGTACCAATATCCTCGTGCTCGAAAACGCCACCCGCCTGCTGGTCAATGCCAAGATCCGCGAAACCCTCAAATCCGAAAGCGCCATTGCCGCCGAGGAGACCCGTCTCCAGGTTCTGACCCCGGCGGGCCTGTCCGATCAGGAAAAGCATTTTGCCCGCTTCTATTCAGGCGGGCAGGTGGTGACATTCGGGCGGGATCTCGCCGGCGCCGGGATCGCGCGCGACACTGAATATCGCGTCGTCGGCACCGGACGCGAAGCCAATGGCCGGCAGGTCGTCCGCCTCGTCGACGAGAACGGCCGGATGATCCGCTGGGATCCGAGGCTCGGCGCCGCCCGCCAGGTCAACGTGTTCAACCGCGAGGAGCGCGATCTGGCCGAAGGTGACCGCATTCAGTGGCGACTGGTCAACAAGGGACTGGATCTCAAGAACGCCGAGCGGGGGACGGTCGAGAGGCTGGAGGGGAGCCAGGCGACGATCCGCTGGGATCGCACCGACCGGGTGCAGAAGGTTGACCTGTCCGAACACAAGACCTGGGATCATGGCTATGCCGAGACGGTCTATTCGGCGCAGTCGAAGACCTATGCCCGGGTCTATGTGCTGGCCCCGGTTAGCTCGCCCCTCGTCAACGGCCAGAATTACTACACCGCGATCACCCGCGCCCGGTTCGGCGTGAAACTCTGGACCGAGGACGAGAAGCGCCTTGTCGAGAAACTCGAGAGCCGCTCGGGCGAGAAAACCTCGGCGCTCGAAGGGCTGGGGCGGCTGGGGAAGGATTCCGCGCGCGCCTATGCCGACCGCTATGCGGCGAGCATCGGGCTGGCCCGCGACGAGCAGCAACGCGCACGGCAGGAACGGCGCGACGGCTCCCTCGAACGGCAGCTCGATCGCAATCGTAATCCCGATGGTCTTGGCGATCGGCTCGCTGAAGGCGCGCACAGGATGGCCGATATTCTTGACCGGATCCTGAAATCCGCACTCGATCGCCGAACCGGACCCGATCCGGAACGCGGTCGCACGGCTCGGGCAGACCCGCGGACGGAACCAGCACGGAGCCCGCCAGATCAGCCCCCGCAACCCCAATCCCAGCCCGATCGCGGCTTTGATCGCTGATCGGGAAAAATCTCAACCAAGGAAGACCATGATGATTTGTCTTAGCCGTGTCGCCATTTTCCTGCCCCGCACCGACAGCCTGATGTTGCCTGTTTCCGCGTGTCTCGCCCTGCTTGTGGCAAACCCGGCCCAGGCGCGGGGCACCGGGGAGGGTGAAACCCGGATCGCCGAGTGCATCCGCCAGGTGGCCGGGGGAAAACCTTGGCTCGAAAAGACCCTCTGGGGTCTGCGCGACCAGGAAGCCGGCTGGCTCGGCGCTGAAGTGGGCAATACCAATGGCTCGCAAGACCTGGGTCCTCTGCAAGTCAATAGCGGGTGGGTGAAGCGGATTTCCGCGTTGGTGGGGCGCCCGCAGGCCGATGTCCGGTCCTGGCTGGTCCATGATCCCTGCTTCAATGCGGGCGCGGCGCGATGGATATTCCTGTCCGCGCTCCTGATAACAGGCGACTTCTGGAAAGCGGTCGGTGTATATCACAGCCCAACCGCCTGGCGGCAGCGACGCTATGCGCTGAGCGTGGCCCGCCATATGCAGCGCCGCTTTGGTCAGGATATCTTTGCGGTACCGGCGATACCAGTCTCGGCAGGAACCGGAACGGCCGGGGCCACTGGGGCAAGTCAGCCGCTGTCACCGGTGGTCAGAGTGCATGGCTTTGGATCGGTGCAGACGCCTTCCAGTTGAGATTGGCGTAGCGCGAGACTGCTGGAGGTTGGCTGTCCGAACCGGTCATTGATGCCGCCGCGCTGGCGCCGGATGCCGCGACGGAGCTGGCCGACGACCTATCCTTTGCTTTGCTGCTGGCGTTGGAGCGGCTGACGCCGGCAGAGCGGGCGGCGTTCCTGTTGCATGACGTGCTCGACATGCCCTTTGCCGAGATCGCCGTGACGCTGGGGCGGCAGGAGCCGGCTCGCCGACAGCCCGCCGCGCGGTCCGCGACCGGCGGGGCACGCTCCGCACGGCGCCCGAGGCGCATCACCGCCTGCTTGCCACGTTCGGCACTGCGGTTGCATCGGGAGATGTCGCGGGCCTGGCCGCTCTGCTGCGCGAGGATGCGATGCTCATCGCCGATGGCGGCGGCAAGGTGATGGCAGCACTTAACCCCATCCAGGGCGCGGACCGCATTGCGTGCTTCTTTATCGGAATTGTAGGCAAGTTCGGGCCTCTGAACGGGGGCTGGTTACGGAACTTGTGTAGGTCAATGGCCTGCCTGGGGTTCTGGTCTGCAGGGACGAGCAGATCGATCAGGTTCTAGCTATCGAGACGGATGGCGTCCGGATCAGCGTTGTCTATGTCGTCCGGAATCCCGACAAACCGGTTCGCCTGCCGTTGGGAGTCTCAGCCAGAAATGGGTCGCAACTGTTGAACAGGTTGTGATGGCGCTGCCGGCTTTGCCTTGATCAGTAGGAAACCGTGAGTGCCAGAGATGGCAGAACCGTGCGTCAGTCCCCGCTGATAGGGCTGGATGCCCATTCCTCGAACCCGGCCGTCACGTCGTCGGCGGGCACGATGCGTCCGAATTCATCGACGAATGCTACGTGAACGCCGGCCCCGTACGTCTTCCTGACGAGGTGCATCGGCGGCGTTCGTCCTTGCCCGACCCAGTGCTCAGACCATTGACGCATGGCGAGGAAAGGAAGCCGTAGCGCCTCTCCCATTTCGGTCAGCACATATTCCTTGCGCGGGCGGCTGCCAGCGACCTTGTAGTCGTGCCGCACCATCAGGCCGGCGGAGACAAGGCGTTTCAGACGGTCCGCCAGCACGGTTCGCGGGATCCCCAGCTCGATATGGAAGTCCTCATAGCGCCGAACTCCGAAGAGGGCGCTGCGCAGGATGAGTAGGGACCAGCGATCCCCTAGGAACTCGAAGCTGGCGGCCAGTGTGCAGCGGCTGATGTGTACGGGCGATTGCCGCCTGAATGGGGGCGTTTCCATACTTCTTGAATAACTGGGTTGCAAAAACAAATCCAGCCTATACGTCTAAGTATTAAATATGGACTCAATGGTGCGCTGAGTACCGATACAAGGAGGTCTGAACACGATGGCCCACGCAAGCCCGCCGATTCTCTGGCCGACCATGGCCTTGGCCTTGTTGATCTTCACGGTCTGGTTCGTGCTGCTGCGTCGGCGCTTCACCCACATCGCCGCCAACCCGCCCACGGCCAAGACCTTTGCCGACGGCGAGAGCGTCGCGCGCTACTTCCACCCAGTGGAGCGGCCAGCGCACAACCTTGCCAACCTGTTCGAGATGCCGGTGCTCTACTTCGCGCTGGTACCGTTGCTGATGCTGACGGGCCATGCCTCGGCCAGCCAGATCGTGCTGGCGTGGATCTTTGTGGCTCTGCGCGCGCTGCACAGTGTCGTTCATATCGGCCCCAATGCGGTTCGCTTGCGGGCGCGGCTCTATATCGCCTCGTGCGCCGTGCTCGCGGCCATGTGGCTGGGCTTTGCCATCGGTCTCTTGATCCATGCCGGAACTGGCGCATGACCACGACGTCCCGGGCCGCCGAATATGTCCTCATCGTCCATGAGGTCGAGGACTATGCGAAATGGAAGGCGATCTTCGATGACGCCGCCACGATCCGGCGCGAGGCGGGCGAGATAGAATACCGCCTGCTGGCCTTGGACACCGATGCGAACCGGGTCGTTCACTTCTCCTGTTGGTCGTCCCTGTCCGCCGCTCATGCCGTTTTCGAATCCCCCGAGCTCGTCGAAATCCGGCGGGCTGCGGGCGTGCATGCGCCCGAGTTCCTCTATTTGAAGGAAATCGAGGCGGGGGTCCTCTGAGCGACAGGAAGCCACCGATGATCTCTCACACCTTTCTCGGCACCAACGCCCCCGACCGGGCAGCCGCTTTCTATGCGCCGATCATGGATGCGCTGGGATGGCGGCGGCGCCACTCGGAAACGTCCACCCATCTGGTGATCTGGAACCCGGCGGCAACGACCCGGCCGCTATTCGTGCTCGGCTGGCCGTTCGACGGCGAGGCGGCGGATCCCGGGAACGGGGGCATGGTGGCCTTGCTGGCGTCGGACCGCGCCACGGTCGATCGCGTCCACGAAATCGCTATCGCCGGCGGCGCCAGGTGCGAAGGCAAGCCGGGTTTGCGGCCGCGCTATCACGCCAACTACTATGGCGCCTATTTCCGTGACCTCGACGGCAACAAGCTCTGCATCGTCTGTCATCAGCCCGCCGAACACGCCTGACAGGGAGAACCAAACCATGCCTGTGCCCGCGCCTGAACCTCGCCACGCCCTCGACATCGCACCGCGCGCCAAGCCCTCCAACTACCCGCCCCAATTCGCCGAGCGCGTCTCCGGTCGGGTCAAGCGCCAGCTGGGCGATGCCTTCGGGCTGTCTCGCTTCGGGGTGAACCTCACGGTGTTGCCGCCGGGCGCGCAATCCGCCCTGCTGCATCGGCACACGGAGCAGGAGGAGTTCGTCTACATCCTGTCCGGCTATCCGACGCTGCGAACCGACGCGGGCGAGGTGGTGCTGGAGCCGGGGATGTGCGTGGGGTTTCCCGCGGGTGGCCTTGCCCACCACCTGATCAACCGCACCGAAGCGGAGGTGCACTATCTCGAGGTGGGAGATCGTAGCGTCACCGACCAGGGCGAATATCCCGAGGACGACCTTGCCGCGCAATGGTCTGCAGGCGGCTGGCATTTTACCCGCAAGCGCGGGGGGCCATGGTAAGCAGCGTTCCTCGCGCCGTGTGGTTTGACAGGGCGGATTTGGCAGTGCTCACGCCGGACTGGATAAAGTTCAACCTGATCTGCGCTGTTTGCTACGAAGCGTAGCAGGCCGGTTTCCTAAGTCGAGATCGCTTGGTCCAAAATGCGCAGTTTGGTTTGAGGCTGAGATTGATGCCTGAATCCACCCGATCGCCAGGATTCAGGCTGGCCTTGTCAGCGCGTGGGGGGCGTCGAGCGCCGTACAGATACCTATTCGCACGTAGGCCAAGTGCGCTTCCAACCCACTCAATTGTCAGTTATTGCAAGGCGAAAGCATGTGGAAAAGCGTGCACGGTCGGCAGGGCTTACCTTGGCCCCTGAGAAGTGCTTCTCCCAACCTGCGGCCACGATCGCACGTATTTCCTCGGCGATAGACTTGGCTTCGTCGGGATTGAGATCAAAACCGGCAGCACCCGCAAGAGCATTGGCTATCGTAGCATCCCTCCCTTGGGGGCCGACGCCCAGGACCAACCGCCGCTCCAGGCCAATCTGGGGTTTGGGCACGACATCGTAGAGCGGCGACAGGCGCCAGCCCTTGCCATCGTACAGGAAACCATGGTTGCGCAGGTGGTCGTCGTCATTGGTGACCAGAATATTGAACACCATCCGACGGAACAGTTCGCGCAAGTCGCGGCGGACCTCGGTGCCATGCTGACGCAGGGCGCCGGCGAGATCTGCATAGCTGTAGCGGCTTACTTCGCTTTCATGGGCGCCGAGCATGGTCAGACCGGATGCGAAGGCCCGTCGTTCTAACCAGTTGCCATGGGAAACACGGTCAAACCGCTCGATCAGGTAAATGTCGCGTTCCAGCACCCGTTTGAAATCGAGTGCGGGTACGTCGATGCCGCAATCCTTTGCGAGACGCATGGTGGCAAGCTCGACCCGGCATTCTGGAAAACTGTCGTTGCGTGCCTGGAACTTGGCGATCCACGGCTGTCCGTTGATCTCAGTCGCGGCCTTTGGGCGCGCACCGCCCAGCGATGATCCGGCTGTCAGCAACCGGCGCAGGTTTTCGTCGAGCTTATCGACATGCTGGGCACGCTCGGCAGATTCAGCCAATTCGTCCAGGGTAAAATGCTCGCCCGGCGCATCGCCATCGCCCCATGGCGTTATGCGCTGGGGGCGCTCGGCTGTTGGGCCGAATGCCAGTGCTCCGACCCGATAGTCCCCTGACGCGAGGATCAGGTCGATGTCATTAGGCAGGCGGTCGCCCATGGCTTTGTACATGAGGTACTGCCCCCAGCCATCAGGAGCAGCATCGCGGATTCCGCCGAAGACGGCGAATCCCTCTTCGGTCTGGAAAACCCGGTCCACACCCGGCTCATGCAGCGGGAGCGCCACGGGATCGACCGGGATCCTGTCCGACCGGGCAAGATATCGCCGACCGTAGGCGAAGGTTGCGTACTGGTTGCGCGGTTCGTCAGTCATCGTCAGCAATCCGGCAGGCACGGGGCCTCCGGGGAGATGGACGAAGACATAGGTGCGCACCGTTGCCATGGTCGATCAGAAATCCAGTTCGTCGTCGCTGACGGCGTGGGTGGTCTTGGGAAGGCGGGCAATATCCTCGCTGATGCCGGCGCGGTCCGTGTCGGGTGCAACAAGCTCGGCGAGGCGTTGCGTCATACCGAAGACATGAAGTGCGCTGGCTAGGACGGCCAGCCCCACGGTCGGATCCCCAGCCTCCAGGCGTTGGAGGGTTTGAACCGAAACAAGCATGCGTTCGGCCATCAAGCGTTGCGGCAACTTGCGGCGGCGGCGCGCGATCGAAATGTCCTTGCCCAGCTGTGCTATGGCGCGCTGGCTCTGGGGCGGCAGACCGCTGGCGGCTCGGGATGCGCGAGACATAGGGCGTGCATGACATATCATTCTAAAAATGTCAATTGAACATGATATGTCATCGCATGATGGGGTCAGATTGTCGCAAGCGATGAGGCGGTGTCCGAATAACGACTACATTTTCGGACGACGTCCTAATCTAAGCGCGGACGCACGAGCTGGGGCTTAACGATGAGTACGATCACTAACCAATGTGATGATCAATCCGTGATGCGTGTCCAAATCTGGGTCCGGCATCCGATACGCCCTGCAAGACAACCCTTGGCCTCAAGTCTATTGGGGTCGAGTTTGGTTATCCTGCCGGTGAAGGTGCGTCCAATGTCGGGCACAAAGACCCTGCCCCGCCAGACGCCCGGCTTCTCTTCCACGAAATCACGGAACAGCCGGGCGCCTTCCAGCGGCTGGGTGCTGCCCTTGCGGGCGTCCGTCTTGGCCTTTTCGCTGGCCCAGACGACAACACCGCATAGCCCGTCCCCGCACGGTTCGGCACGGATATGGACACTATCTGATGGGTTGCGCCAGATAGCGGAGGAATTGTCGTTCGCCGAGGCGCTCCCGCCCGCCAAAGCCAGAACGCCAAGAGCGACAAGCGATTTGCACAAGTTCATAGGCTCGACAGGTCCCTTGAGGAAGGTACTGTATCAACGCACGAGCGCCAGCCCTAGTCGAAAGCGGGTCGTGCGGCGGTTGTAATCCAGCAGGTTCTCACCATAACCCGTAAAGCCCTGGCCGAAGAGATAAAAGTCTGGTCCACCGCCCAGGATCCTGGAAAGAGGGTAGGACAGGGTCGCGTTCAGGGCGCCCTTACCGCTGGAAAAGTTGAACCGGGTCGCGGTGGAGAGGCGCAGGCCATCGTCCTCCCCCAGTTCGACGTAAAGCGAAAGGTTGCCCCGGTAGCGGCGGATGTCGGGATTGTCCGACAGGTCGCCGACGTAAAACGATAGCCGTGGGGAAACCGACAAGCGATAGCGCCCGCTCAGCGGGATGGCCGCCATGGGTGCGAGATAGATCGTGTTGAAACTGCGCGAAGCCGCACCGCTGCGTCCGTTCGATTCGTGCCTGACGCCGCCCTGTCCTGCCAGGGAGATGCCGTTGGCCAGTGTCGTTGGCGGTGTCAGGTAGAAGAGCTCCGGCTGAAAATCGATATTTCGGAAAGGCGATGAATCCGCCCCCAGATCCCAGAACATACGCTGCGTATAGGCAAAATGCAGTCCATCGCGCCATGAGCGGAGTTCACTGCTGGCACGCCTTGTGCCGAAGATCTGGTACTTGAAGCTGATCTGGATCCGCGCATCGGCGTCAGTGCCCGGGCCGTATACGGCATAGATCGGTTCATAGGCTGAAAGGTTGGCAAGAAAGGCGTTGCCGGCCGACCGATCGGATGGAGGCGGCGTGGCAATGGGCGCAACCACACTGGATGTTACGGCGAAGGAGCTCTCATCCTTCGCTATCGGCGCGATTGGTGCGGATCGAACGGCAAGCGCGATCTGCCGCGTATTCCATGCGGGGATGGAGAGGCTCGCCCCATCGAGTGCCTCATCGGTATCACCAGCGATACGATAGGTTGTGCGGCCAAAGCCGCCGGGCGCGATCACCCGGTCCGCCGGAGTTCCCGGCGCCCGCTCGAGCCAGATCACACGGGCATTGCCGAGGGCCGCAATCCTCGCCTCGATCCGGTCAGGCAGGGAGGCCGTCTGCGGGGCATGGCACCCATTGAGCAGTCGCAGTTCCACCAGAACATGCCCATCCTGATCTCGCTGCCCTGCGTCGCTGATCAACACCTCGACCGGTGACGCGGCATGCGCTGTCGAAACGGGAATGCCCATGGCTGCGACGCCTATCCAGAGACTCAAGCGCGGGCTCATGCGAGCAGATGCTGGCCGTTATCGACAGGGATGACAGTACCCGTAATCCGTCTCGCCGCATCGCTGACCAGGAAGGCCGCGAGCGCGCCGACATCCTCGATCTCGACGGGCCGGTGTCCAGGCGCTTCCGCCGCCGCGCGGGCCAGCAGGTCGTCGAACCGGTCGATGCCGCTTGCCGCGCGCGTGGCGATCGGTCCTGGCGAAATGGCGTGCGCGCGGATTCCCTTGGGGCCAAGTTCGGACGCGACATAGCGGGTGGCGCTTTCCAGCGCGGCCTTGACCGGTCCCATGAGATTATAATGGGCAACCACTCGTTCCGAGCCGTAGAAGGTGACGCAGAGCAGGCAGCCCCCATGCGTCATCAACGGCTCCGC
This genomic window from Caenibius tardaugens NBRC 16725 contains:
- the mobF gene encoding MobF family relaxase, whose protein sequence is MIHPRRLKGTSGNIARYYTVGDYYTKGGEEPSEWGGRLAPELGLAGTVDPHTFQELLAGRVAGQQLGRHRANGEIEHHPGWDFAVNAPKSVSIMALVAGDDRIITAHERAVTTALSYLEEHAALRRREDDEIVHETTGRLLFARFTEHASRELDPHLHTHVVVLNMTNREADAPMASLESRAMYAEQMVAGQVYRNELAHGLREQGFEIEFDPRKGLFEITGVPKDFIRETSQRAEQINTHAKEHGLSGQAARRASFYQTRGAKVKVGLEELRGQWTERARPYARELEQVRAHAEAKGQETPDPERASEQGPERAVASRAALFGIRQAESREAVTSLGTLYRHALASHVGEVRLSDIRPLITEHETRRKLLATRTQTGDQTLTRGRTTRRSARLEQALVRQLALALDDARPIASSDRLLTVLEHAGLTPAQERALVSLATSRDRVTGLHGVAGAGKSMLVQMLKDSAEPGTHFIALAPTSSAAANLGKSAGVESRTVASLLAGGGHGLTDRHVLVLDEAGQLGNRQALRMLEISRETGARLILLGDNKQTGAIEQGKPFWLLQRLGLPTAQLTESMRQETRAMKAAVTAARSGDYAASLAKLDKVVSGGDAEALAKGLVAEWTRLGAESRASTNILVLENATRLLVNAKIRETLKSESAIAAEETRLQVLTPAGLSDQEKHFARFYSGGQVVTFGRDLAGAGIARDTEYRVVGTGREANGRQVVRLVDENGRMIRWDPRLGAARQVNVFNREERDLAEGDRIQWRLVNKGLDLKNAERGTVERLEGSQATIRWDRTDRVQKVDLSEHKTWDHGYAETVYSAQSKTYARVYVLAPVSSPLVNGQNYYTAITRARFGVKLWTEDEKRLVEKLESRSGEKTSALEGLGRLGKDSARAYADRYAASIGLARDEQQRARQERRDGSLERQLDRNRNPDGLGDRLAEGAHRMADILDRILKSALDRRTGPDPERGRTARADPRTEPARSPPDQPPQPQSQPDRGFDR
- a CDS encoding lytic transglycosylase domain-containing protein; the encoded protein is MMICLSRVAIFLPRTDSLMLPVSACLALLVANPAQARGTGEGETRIAECIRQVAGGKPWLEKTLWGLRDQEAGWLGAEVGNTNGSQDLGPLQVNSGWVKRISALVGRPQADVRSWLVHDPCFNAGAARWIFLSALLITGDFWKAVGVYHSPTAWRQRRYALSVARHMQRRFGQDIFAVPAIPVSAGTGTAGATGASQPLSPVVRVHGFGSVQTPSS
- a CDS encoding sigma factor-like helix-turn-helix DNA-binding protein, whose product is MLLALERLTPAERAAFLLHDVLDMPFAEIAVTLGRQEPARRQPAARSATGGARSARRPRRITACLPRSALRLHREMSRAWPLCCARMRCSSPMAAAR
- a CDS encoding winged helix-turn-helix transcriptional regulator, producing METPPFRRQSPVHISRCTLAASFEFLGDRWSLLILRSALFGVRRYEDFHIELGIPRTVLADRLKRLVSAGLMVRHDYKVAGSRPRKEYVLTEMGEALRLPFLAMRQWSEHWVGQGRTPPMHLVRKTYGAGVHVAFVDEFGRIVPADDVTAGFEEWASSPISGD
- a CDS encoding MAPEG family protein, whose translation is MAHASPPILWPTMALALLIFTVWFVLLRRRFTHIAANPPTAKTFADGESVARYFHPVERPAHNLANLFEMPVLYFALVPLLMLTGHASASQIVLAWIFVALRALHSVVHIGPNAVRLRARLYIASCAVLAAMWLGFAIGLLIHAGTGA
- a CDS encoding VOC family protein — translated: MISHTFLGTNAPDRAAAFYAPIMDALGWRRRHSETSTHLVIWNPAATTRPLFVLGWPFDGEAADPGNGGMVALLASDRATVDRVHEIAIAGGARCEGKPGLRPRYHANYYGAYFRDLDGNKLCIVCHQPAEHA
- a CDS encoding cupin domain-containing protein codes for the protein MPVPAPEPRHALDIAPRAKPSNYPPQFAERVSGRVKRQLGDAFGLSRFGVNLTVLPPGAQSALLHRHTEQEEFVYILSGYPTLRTDAGEVVLEPGMCVGFPAGGLAHHLINRTEAEVHYLEVGDRSVTDQGEYPEDDLAAQWSAGGWHFTRKRGGPW
- a CDS encoding AlpA family phage regulatory protein; translation: MLRSVAGRFPKSRSLGPKCAVWFEAEIDA
- a CDS encoding type II toxin-antitoxin system HipA family toxin, which codes for MATVRTYVFVHLPGGPVPAGLLTMTDEPRNQYATFAYGRRYLARSDRIPVDPVALPLHEPGVDRVFQTEEGFAVFGGIRDAAPDGWGQYLMYKAMGDRLPNDIDLILASGDYRVGALAFGPTAERPQRITPWGDGDAPGEHFTLDELAESAERAQHVDKLDENLRRLLTAGSSLGGARPKAATEINGQPWIAKFQARNDSFPECRVELATMRLAKDCGIDVPALDFKRVLERDIYLIERFDRVSHGNWLERRAFASGLTMLGAHESEVSRYSYADLAGALRQHGTEVRRDLRELFRRMVFNILVTNDDDHLRNHGFLYDGKGWRLSPLYDVVPKPQIGLERRLVLGVGPQGRDATIANALAGAAGFDLNPDEAKSIAEEIRAIVAAGWEKHFSGAKVSPADRARFSTCFRLAITDN
- a CDS encoding helix-turn-helix domain-containing protein, whose protein sequence is MSRASRAASGLPPQSQRAIAQLGKDISIARRRRKLPQRLMAERMLVSVQTLQRLEAGDPTVGLAVLASALHVFGMTQRLAELVAPDTDRAGISEDIARLPKTTHAVSDDELDF
- a CDS encoding DUF2147 domain-containing protein translates to MNLCKSLVALGVLALAGGSASANDNSSAIWRNPSDSVHIRAEPCGDGLCGVVVWASEKAKTDARKGSTQPLEGARLFRDFVEEKPGVWRGRVFVPDIGRTFTGRITKLDPNRLEAKGCLAGRIGCRTQIWTRITD
- a CDS encoding phospholipase A encodes the protein MGIPVSTAHAASPVEVLISDAGQRDQDGHVLVELRLLNGCHAPQTASLPDRIEARIAALGNARVIWLERAPGTPADRVIAPGGFGRTTYRIAGDTDEALDGASLSIPAWNTRQIALAVRSAPIAPIAKDESSFAVTSSVVAPIATPPPSDRSAGNAFLANLSAYEPIYAVYGPGTDADARIQISFKYQIFGTRRASSELRSWRDGLHFAYTQRMFWDLGADSSPFRNIDFQPELFYLTPPTTLANGISLAGQGGVRHESNGRSGAASRSFNTIYLAPMAAIPLSGRYRLSVSPRLSFYVGDLSDNPDIRRYRGNLSLYVELGEDDGLRLSTATRFNFSSGKGALNATLSYPLSRILGGGPDFYLFGQGFTGYGENLLDYNRRTTRFRLGLALVR